From Candidatus Bathyarchaeia archaeon:
GCTCGCAGAGGACACAGACCTTACTTTTAGGGTTTACCTTGCTGGCTGCAAGGTCAAGTATGTCTTGGACGCGGAATGTTATGAAGAGGCTGTTGAAAGTTGGCGGGCCTACTGGAGACAGCGGTACCGATGGGCGAAGGGGCACATGCAATGCGCCTTCAAACATACGTTAGTCCTCCTAAAAAGCCGTAGGCTTACGCTTGTCCAGAAAATTGACGGCCTCCTATTGTTAAACATTTACTTCATGCCCGTCATAGTTCTCTTTTCATGGATTATCAGTGTCCCCCTTCTTATCATGAGGTTTTCCCAGTGGCTTACTCCCTTCTGGGCGGCTACCTTGGTTTCCACGTACAGTGCTGTAGGAAACTTTGCTCCCTTTTACGAGGTTGGTGTTGGCGCATACTTGGATGGCAGAACTCGGGCTCAGTGGCTTATCCCCCTTTTGATTTTCGCCTTCCTATACAATATTCCAATATGCACAAAAGCCCTCATCGACCTCCTATTATCGAGGGCTACGGGGAGAAACAGCCACCGTTGGGATAAGACTGTGCATTCTGGGAATGGAAACTGTTATATTGGGATTCTGTGAAACCGAAGAAGGATGTTTCCGACTCCAACTTCGACATTGGTGACTCTATTCCTTGGCATACTAACCTTCATCATCCTCATGCTTCTGCCATCCTTTGTTGAGCTGAAAAAGCCAAGGGACCCTGGACCAAGGATTATTAAGGACCATGGCTACGCAACATTACATGATTTAGAGGATCCGACTAGTTTTGCGAGAAACGAAAGTCGCTTTGAAACACTAAGGGTTGATAATTCAGTCCTAAAGGAGATTGCAGCAATCCTTGCCGCATTGCCCAGTCTAGAGGCTTAGAGTTGCGAAAGCTTAAAGTGAGATATGCTTGAACCAATAAGCAATCATAGTCCACGCTTCCATGGGGACCGCTTAGATGGACGATTTCATATCCATTGTAGTGACAACATTCAACGAAGAGGAATACATTGGGAGATGTCTACGTTCGCTGTGCAATCAGTCTCACACTCGCAAGGAAATAATTGTCGTAGACTCAGAATCAACAGATAAAACTGTGGAGATAGCGAAAAAATACGCTGACAAAGTGATTGTCAAGAAATGCTCGATTCCGGCTGGCAGAAATATCGGAGCAAAAGAGAGCAGAGGTAGCCTCTTACTGTTTGTGGATGCTGATGTCGTCCTCACTCCTCACTGGATAGACACTGTTATGCCCTATTTGAAGGAGGATGATGTCGTCGCCGTGTATGGCGAACTATTTCCTTTAGAAAACAGCATTAAAGACAAACTTGTTTACAGTGTTTTCGGGTTTACCAACTTTTTCTCGAGGACTTTTGCCCGAAAAACCTTGTATGCGAAATTGGGGACCGCTGTTATGATAAAGAAACAGGCTTTGAAGGAGATTGGCTTTTTCTCCGAGGGCGTTTGCATCGATGATATAGACTGCTCCTTGAAGCTGAACAATGTTGGAAAAATCAAGTTTGTCAAGCAAGCTGTTGGCTACGTTTCCACCAGGAGATTTCGAAAAACCGGTTATCTGAAACTCTCTCTGATTTGGCTTATCAGCGGAAACGCCTATTTCCTCTTCAAGAAACCGCTCATTCCAAACTACACAAAAATATTTCCATAAAAGATATCTGAGAACTCTTCCCTTAAGCTCTCAGCAGTAAAAACGGTTTGGGCATAACTCATGATACCCCTTGAATGCGGCTCCTGCGGCTCGAAATTTGAAAGCCTCCCACATGGACCTTTTTGTGAAATTTGCGGGGGGCTTTTAGAGTACAGGTATGACCGTGAAAAGCTTGAAAGAGCAAGGTTTGTGGGGAAATTTTCTTTTTGGCGTTATAGGCAGTTTCTGCCCGAAGTTAAAAATGTGGCTTCCATGGGCGAGGGCGGAACCCCCATCCATAAGGCGCAGCGGATTTCAAAAACCATCGAGTTTGGAGAATTCTACCTTAAAGATGAAACACGAAACCCCACAAACTCCTTCAGGGACAGATGCGCGGCGCTTCTAGTGTCAAATGCTTTGGATTTAGGCTACAACACTATTGTTTGCGCTACAAACGGAAACCTTGGAGCTTCCATGGCTGCTTACTGTGCAAAGTTTGGGCTTACCTGCCATGTTGTCGTTCCCAAAAGCGTGGACGTTGGAAAACTAGCTCAGATGCTTATCTACGACGCGGTAATCGAAGAGTATGGTGGGATAGTTGATGATGCTCTAGAAAGGGCTGGGGAAATAGCCAAAGAAACAGGTTGGTATCAGGGCTCTGTGGAGTTGAATCCGCTGGCACTAGAAGCCCTTAAAACAATAGCTTACGAAGTTTTTGAACAAATAGGGGTTCCCGAATGGTTCATAGTCCCTGTTGGAAGTGGTGGAACGTTATACGCTATATGGAAAGGGTTTAGGGAGCTTAAAGATGCTGGTAAGGCAAATGCTCTGCCAAAACTGGTTGGTGTTCAGGCTGAAGGCTGCTCGCCAATAGTAAACGCATATCTGCAAAAAATGCATGAGCGAGTTCCAAAAGCGAAGCCTTCAACCCATGCTCTTGCAATTTTGGTTAAAAATCCCATATACGGACGTTTGGCGCTCCACGCCATAAAAGAATCGGAGGGCTTTGCGTTAGCAGTTTCTGATGAAGAAATTTTCCTAGCAGAGAGGGAGCTCGCAAAACTTGAGGGAATATTCGCCGAACCGGCAAGCGCCGCCACATACGCCGCCGCCAAAAAGCTTGTGGATCAAGGATTAATCGATAGGACAGACAGGGTTGTTTGTCTGATAACCGGAAGCGGGCTAAAAGCAACAGATGTTCTACAAGCCTTAACCAAAAAGAGGAAGATGGCTATTGTCGGATTAGAACTCAGCACTAAAGAAAAGATTTTGAGGATTCTAAGCAGAAAAGATGCCTATGGCTATGAATTATGGAAAGAGCTTGGAAAGGTCATGACAAGAGCAGCCGTCTACCAGCACCTCAATGAACTCTCAAACAAGGGGCTCATCACAAGCTACGAAAAAGGCGGAAGAAAATTCTTCAAAATTACAAAACGCGGAGAAAAAGTTCTCCGAGCTTTTGATGCCATTAAACTTTTGACATGAAATTTGCAGTCTAGTGGCTGCATGTTTAAATAGTTAGTTGCGGCTATACCGTGGATCTCTATGAGAGCCTATTTGACGACCCAATCGTGTATCCTAAGCGTTTTTACAGCTCTCGTCTGCCTTGCCACTATAAGCTTCACGGTTTACGTTCCAAGTACTAGAGGCTATTTTAACATCGGTGAAACCATGGTTTACACGGCGGCTATACTTTTTGGACCCTTTATTGGGGCTTTCGCCGGGGGCGTCGGCTCCATGCTTGCCGACGTCTTGTTGGGATACTATTACTATGCTCCAGCAACCCTAGTCATAAAGGCTGTTGAAGGCTTTGTGGTTGGCTTTTTAAGTAGAAGGGGTTATGCTCTCCTTGAAGTATATACCCGGCGTGAACTTAGAATCTTCACAGCTATGATGGGCATTCTCATAGGCGCTCTTGTCGGCTTTTTGGGAATTTTTTATTACAGCGGCTTTGCAGAGTTAAATTCAAGAGTTTTTCCGCTGGGAAATTCGGTTTTCTTTTTCATCCCAATGGAGTTTTGGCTTGGGATAGGCGTATTTTTTGTCTTCACGGTCTGCATTCTTGCATTCAAATTTGAACCAGAATATGGCTTCACCATTGTCTCATGCGTTTTTGGTGGGTTGCTGATGGTTCTGGGATACTTTCTCTATGAACAGTTCCTCCTTGGCGTTTTCGCCCTTACCGAGGTGCCTATAAATGTTGGGCAGATGACGATTGGCTTAATAGTTGCAACGCCCCTCGTGAAAATTGTTAAGCGAGCATTGCCACAAGTTAAAAGCCAAACGCAAAATTAAGGATTGAGGCGAGTTGACTTGAAACTGCCTACTGGGAAGGTTCCCATCGAAGTGCTGAAAAAGATAGTTTTCAAAAATCTGGGTGCAAAACGGCTTGAAGTTGTTTTGGGACCTTCAGTTGGCTTCGACGGCGCAGTTTTAGATTTAGGCTGTAAATCTCTAATAGTTTCCATGGATCCAATAACTGGGGCTGTTGAGCGAATAGGATGGCTTGCAGTTCATGTAAACGCAAATGATGTTGCAACCTTCGGCGTCGAACCCGCCTTTTTCTCCTCCTGTATCCTTCTGCCCGAACACGCTGACGAACAAACAGTTAAGACGATATGCTCACAGATGAACAAGGCCTCAAAAGATATTGGAATGGCCATAATAGGCGGACACTGTGAGGTCACCCCAAACCTCTCCAACCCAATAGTGATAGGATGCGCTATGGGGACGACTGAAAAGGGAAAGTATGTAACAGCGGGTGGAGCGAAACCTGGAAACAAGTTAATTCTGACGAAAAGCGCGGGAGTCGAGGGGACAGCAATCCTTGCCACAGAACACTACAATCTCCTCCTAAAAAATGGTTTAAGTCCGAGTTTGTTAAAGAGGGCACAGAGGTTTTTTGAAAAAATAAGCGTTGTAAAGGAGGCTATTCTAGCCTTTAAAACAGGCGGTGTAACCGCCATGCATGACCCCACAGAGGGCGGCATCTTAGGGGGAGTCCATGAGATGGCCGATGCATCAGAACTCGGTGTGAAAATTTTCGAAGAAAAAATTCCAGTGGCCGTGGAAACTATTGAAATATGCCGGTTTTACGGTATAGACCCGCTGCAGCTGATAAGCTCAGGCGCTTTGCTTATTGCATCAAGGGAAGGGCAGGCGGAAAAAATTGTTGAAGAGTTGGGCAAAAACGGTATAGACGCGGCTATCATCGGGGAGTTCCTCCCCTCTAAAAGGCAACGACTTTTGATACGGAAAAACGGTGAAATAACGCCCCTTCCCCGCCCAGAAGCTGATCATTTATGGCTTGCACTAGCAAAATATAGATAAGCTCCGGGGCAATCAGCTTAAGAATCAAAGGGGTAGGTAATTGGTTGATTTAAGCCTTGGAAGAGTGTTCATAACTGGTGGGGCAGGTTTTATTGGAAGCCACCTGGTAGACAGACTATGCGAGAAAAATGTGGATGTTATTGTTTTCGATAACCTAAGCGCTGGAAGACTGGAGAATATTAAGAAATGGTTGAATTCACCGAACTTCAAATTCATTCTAGGCGACCTCCTTCATCCCGAAAAAATTTTAGGGTCGCTGAGCGATTGTGAAACGGTTTTCCATTTCGCGGCAAATCCGGAAGTTAGGATAAGCTCGGAGAACCCCAAAATTCATTACGAACAGAACGTGGTTGCAACCTTCAATCTGCTGGAAGCTGTCCGCAGGGCTGATGGTGTAAAAACCCTAGTCTTCGCCTCCTCATCTGCGGTTTACGGAGATGCCGAGGAAATTCCAACATCTGAGGACTATGGACCCCTAAAGCCCATATCTATTTATGGAGCCTCTAAGTTGGCTTCAGAGGCCTTGATAACAAGCTATGCCCACAATTATGGCTTCAGAACAGTTATCTATAGGCTGGCGAACATAGTGGGGTCAAGAGCCCGGCACGGTGTAATCTACGACTTCATCAAAAAACTCATGGAAAACCCGGAGAAACTTGAGATCCTCGGAGATGGAACCCAGAAAAAGTCATACTTACACGTCGAGGACTGCATAGATGCAATTCTTTTTGGTTTAAGCTTTGCACGTGGAAAGGCGGAAATTTTTAATGTGGGCTCTGAAGACCAGATAACCGTCAAGGAAATAGCCGACATAGTATGCATGAAAATAGGGTTAAGAAACGTTCAATACGTGTTTACGGGCGGGGTTGACGGCGGGAGAGGATGGAAGGGAGACGTAAAGTTTATGCAATTAAGCATTGACAAACTTAAGAAATTGGGTTGGAGACCTAAACTTAACAGTCGCCAAGCAGTGGAGAGGGCTGCCGAAGAAATCTTGAGGGACGAAATGAAGGAATGACCGTTGATAGAGAAGGATACATATTTCCCAAAAGTTTCAGTAGTAATTCCAGTCAAAAATGGAGCGGCAAAAATAAAGGATCTCCTAGACTCCTTAATGCAGGTTGATTACGATAGAGATAGGCTTGAAATAATAGTCGTGGATGGCTGTTCAACCGACGGCACACGGGAGATAGTGTCGCAGTACCCCGTTAAACTTCTGGTTGAGGAAAAACCCGGAGTAAACGCTGCCAGAAACACGGGCATAAAAAACAGCACTGGCGAAATCATAGCTTTCACGGATCATGATTGTGTTGTTCCACGAGACTGGGTTAAGAAGATCGTTGAGCACATCAAGGACCCTGAAGTGGGATGCGTTGGCGGTCAGATTTTGAGATACAACAACGATTTCCTGGCGCGATATGCTGATGAAAGCATCATTCCGGTAATGCGCATCTTCGGCAAGAAAGTTTTGTTAAGCAAAATAAGCTCTCCAGTCTACTACCCGGTTGGATGCAACTTCGCCGTAAAGAGGGAGGCCATAGAGAAAACGGGATTTTTTGACGAGAGGTTTGAATACGGCTTCGACGAGTTAGAGTTCGCTGAAAGAGTTTGCGAAAAAGGATACAAGATACTGCTAACTCCTGAAATCACGGTTAGACATAAACATCGTTCAACGGTGTCTGAGCTAATTAAACAGGCTTTCCGTTACGGACAAGGTGGAGGACTAGTTCCCAAAATTAAAGGAGTTAACAGCATGTTATCCAAGTGGGTTTTGTTGAGCATAGCGGCTTTTACCCTCTGGTTTTTCACAGTTTTAGCCTTAACAGTATACGCGATAGTGACGCGCTCCGCAACCTCTCTTTTAACATCGCTCATCCTTCTGCTTTTCCCCCTTACTGGGCTTATGACGTTTTATGCTTTCAGAACGTTCCGCTCCGGAGATGGCGTGTACAAGCGGATACTAACATACCCCTTTCTGGACATTGCTCGGTCTTTGGCTTTTGTAGCTGGAGGCTTACAGCGTCTGCTAAGACCTTCAAGGCGAGATTCGCCCCGGAAAGTTTAAACTTAATGGAAGCAAATTGAATCCTAAACATGTGGGTTGATTGCAATGGCAGAGAAGGAAGACCCTGTCAAACTACACAAGGATGGAAACACCCTATATGAGCTTGGCAAATACGCTGAGGCCCTGGAAAACTTCTTGCAAGCCTCTGAGCTCTATCAGAAAGTAAACAACTTCTTCGACGCAGCCTACTCGCTTTTCAAGGCTGGAGAATGTGCCTTCATGCTTAAGAACTACGAGAAAGCCGCCGAGTATTTCCTAAAGTCTGCAGATTTATCATTCAACAAGGGTTTCGACAGGTTTGGAGTAAGCGCACTGGAATATGCAAGGGACTGTTACAGGGCATTGGCGCAAAAAGAAAAAGCTGAAGAGTTGGAAAAGAAGATTAAGGAAATCAAGGCGCGATTAGAAGCGTCCTTCTAGCACATCCTCCATTTTTGTAAACCTATTTAGCAAACTTCATGCAATTTTCTCGTAGAGCCAAACGGATGGCTATGCCAACCCCATTTAAGGTTTTGGCGGAATTATGCGATAAACTTGAAGGTATGAAAAGGCGTATTCCAATGGTTAAGCTAGTTTCCGATTTTCTAAGAACCCTCGAACCTGAAGAAGTCGAGCCTGCTGTTTCAATGATTTTGGGAAGAGCCTTCCCACAAAGTAGCCAAAAAACTCTTGATGTGAGCTGGGCCACGTTAAGCGAAATAATCAAGCGTATAACTGGGGTAAGCTGGGAGGTTTTCACAAAAGCCTTAAACAAAACAGGGGATGTGGGCGCAGCTACCAAAGTCGTTTTTGAAAGCAGCAGAATTAAAAGGCAAGCGTCACTGTATGAGGAGACTTTAACATTAACAGGTGTTCGCAGAAGCTTTGAAGCCACAGCAGAGGCCACGGGGCCAGGTTCTAGGGAGAAGAAGGAACGTTTAATAGAGGCTTTGCTTAGCTCTGCATTACCCCTTGAGGCCAAGTATTTGGTCAAAATAATCATCGGGGAGATGCGGACGGGCTTCCATGAGGGTTTGATGGAACAGGCGGTTTCTGAAGCCTTTCACATTCCATTAGAAATTGTTCAAAGGGCCAGCATGGTTTTAGGCGACATTGGGGCAGTGGCAGCCATAGCTAAAATCGAGGGCGAAGATGGCCTTTTAAAAGTGGGTTTTGAGGTTTTCAGGCCCGTCAAACTCATGTTGGCGCAAATGGCCGGCGATGTGGCTGAAGCCATTAGGGAACATGGCGGAAAAACCGCTTTCGAGTATAAGCTTGACGGGGCTAGGGTCCAAATTCATAAAGAAGGCGAAAAAGTTAGGATTTACAGTCGAAGACTGTCCGATGTTACGGAAAGTCTTCCAGAAGTAGTTGAACTGGTCAAGGGGAACGTGAGGGCTGACAATGCTATTTTGGAGGGTGAAGTCATAGCTGTTGACGGTGAGGGCCACCCGCTTCCATTTCAACATTTAATGCGGAGGTTCAAAAGGGTTCACGGGGTTGAAGATTTAGCCTCAGCAATCCCCGTTAAACTGTATCTTTTCGATATTCTCTATCTGAATGGGCAAAGCCTCATATCCCTTCCATACGTCGAGAGAAGACGGATTCTAGCGGAAAACGCTGGAGAAATACCCCTAACGAAGCAGATAATAACCGACAATGTCGGAGAAGCTGAACGTTTTCTGGCAGAAGCCATAAACGCAGGCCACGAGGGGCTCATAGCCAAAAAACTTGACAGCGAATACACCCCGGGAATCCGTGGAAAGCGATGGCTCAAGGTAAAACCTACGCTTCCCCCGCTCGACCTAGTGATTGTTGCAGCCGAATACGGCTATGGAAGAAGAAGCGGGTGGCTTTCGGATTATTACTTGGCGGCACGGGATGTTGAAACAGGCGAGTTTCTAACGGTTGGGAAGACCTTTAAGGGTTTAACCGACGCTGAAATCATTGAAATGACAAAGCGCCTAAAAGAACTAGCAGTGAAAGAAGAACACAGAAGAGTATATGTGATCCCCAAGATAGTTGTGGAAGTCGCTTATAACGAAATACAGAAAAGTCCAAAATATCGATGCGGCATGGCGCTGCGTTTTGCAAGGATAACCCGCATAAGGGAGGACAAAACCCCAGAGGAGGCTGACACGATCCAAAGGGTTAGGGAAATCTATGAAAGCCAGTTCTCCAAAAAGGGTAATATAAAACTTGAGAGCAGCAAACATTTAAAGGCTGGTTAAAATGGTAAATCCCAAAAGAGCCAAAATCACCTACAACGAATTCTATAGTCGCCAACTGGTCCTCAAAGAACTCGGCCCGGAAGGTCAGAAAAAACTTGCAAACTCAAAGGTCGCCGTCGTGGGATTGGGAGGACTTGGAACAGTTTCATCACTTTATCTCGCCTTAGCCGGTGTGGGATATTTGCGCCTCATTGACCAGGACACGGTTGAACCCCACAACCTCCACAGACAAGTGTTATACACGCCAAAGGACTTGGGCTATCCGAAGGCTGAGGTTTCTGCAAAAAGGCTTGTGGAAATAAATCCATTCATAAAAGTTGAAGCGTTTCCCGAAAACGTGAACGCCGACAACGTTGAAAAACTTTTAGAAGGTGTCGACTGCGTCGTTGATGGTTTAGACAACATGCGAACCCGCTATCTAGTTAATAGAGCATGTGTAAAACTCAAAATCCCATACGTTTTCGGAGCAGCCATAGGCATAGAAGGAAACCTTTCAGTTTTCGCCCCTCCAGAAACCCCATGCCTCGAATGTGTATTCCCAAACATCGACGACGCGACGCTGCTTACATGCGACGTAAGGGGAGTGCTAGGCGCAACTCCGGGGGTAATAGGCACAATGGAAGCCATGGAAGCCATAAAACTGCTAACTGGAATAGGCACACCCCTAAAGGGCAAACTAATGATATGCGACTTCAATGACATGTACTTCACCACCATAGAAATCCACAAAAGACCAGACTGCTCCACATGCCGCGGTGAAACAATAGCCGCCAATAAAAC
This genomic window contains:
- a CDS encoding glycosyltransferase — protein: MDDFISIVVTTFNEEEYIGRCLRSLCNQSHTRKEIIVVDSESTDKTVEIAKKYADKVIVKKCSIPAGRNIGAKESRGSLLLFVDADVVLTPHWIDTVMPYLKEDDVVAVYGELFPLENSIKDKLVYSVFGFTNFFSRTFARKTLYAKLGTAVMIKKQALKEIGFFSEGVCIDDIDCSLKLNNVGKIKFVKQAVGYVSTRRFRKTGYLKLSLIWLISGNAYFLFKKPLIPNYTKIFP
- the thrC gene encoding threonine synthase, which codes for MIPLECGSCGSKFESLPHGPFCEICGGLLEYRYDREKLERARFVGKFSFWRYRQFLPEVKNVASMGEGGTPIHKAQRISKTIEFGEFYLKDETRNPTNSFRDRCAALLVSNALDLGYNTIVCATNGNLGASMAAYCAKFGLTCHVVVPKSVDVGKLAQMLIYDAVIEEYGGIVDDALERAGEIAKETGWYQGSVELNPLALEALKTIAYEVFEQIGVPEWFIVPVGSGGTLYAIWKGFRELKDAGKANALPKLVGVQAEGCSPIVNAYLQKMHERVPKAKPSTHALAILVKNPIYGRLALHAIKESEGFALAVSDEEIFLAERELAKLEGIFAEPASAATYAAAKKLVDQGLIDRTDRVVCLITGSGLKATDVLQALTKKRKMAIVGLELSTKEKILRILSRKDAYGYELWKELGKVMTRAAVYQHLNELSNKGLITSYEKGGRKFFKITKRGEKVLRAFDAIKLLT
- a CDS encoding ECF transporter S component — translated: MRAYLTTQSCILSVFTALVCLATISFTVYVPSTRGYFNIGETMVYTAAILFGPFIGAFAGGVGSMLADVLLGYYYYAPATLVIKAVEGFVVGFLSRRGYALLEVYTRRELRIFTAMMGILIGALVGFLGIFYYSGFAELNSRVFPLGNSVFFFIPMEFWLGIGVFFVFTVCILAFKFEPEYGFTIVSCVFGGLLMVLGYFLYEQFLLGVFALTEVPINVGQMTIGLIVATPLVKIVKRALPQVKSQTQN
- a CDS encoding AIR synthase family protein: MKLPTGKVPIEVLKKIVFKNLGAKRLEVVLGPSVGFDGAVLDLGCKSLIVSMDPITGAVERIGWLAVHVNANDVATFGVEPAFFSSCILLPEHADEQTVKTICSQMNKASKDIGMAIIGGHCEVTPNLSNPIVIGCAMGTTEKGKYVTAGGAKPGNKLILTKSAGVEGTAILATEHYNLLLKNGLSPSLLKRAQRFFEKISVVKEAILAFKTGGVTAMHDPTEGGILGGVHEMADASELGVKIFEEKIPVAVETIEICRFYGIDPLQLISSGALLIASREGQAEKIVEELGKNGIDAAIIGEFLPSKRQRLLIRKNGEITPLPRPEADHLWLALAKYR
- a CDS encoding NAD-dependent epimerase/dehydratase family protein: MVDLSLGRVFITGGAGFIGSHLVDRLCEKNVDVIVFDNLSAGRLENIKKWLNSPNFKFILGDLLHPEKILGSLSDCETVFHFAANPEVRISSENPKIHYEQNVVATFNLLEAVRRADGVKTLVFASSSAVYGDAEEIPTSEDYGPLKPISIYGASKLASEALITSYAHNYGFRTVIYRLANIVGSRARHGVIYDFIKKLMENPEKLEILGDGTQKKSYLHVEDCIDAILFGLSFARGKAEIFNVGSEDQITVKEIADIVCMKIGLRNVQYVFTGGVDGGRGWKGDVKFMQLSIDKLKKLGWRPKLNSRQAVERAAEEILRDEMKE
- a CDS encoding glycosyltransferase, giving the protein MIEKDTYFPKVSVVIPVKNGAAKIKDLLDSLMQVDYDRDRLEIIVVDGCSTDGTREIVSQYPVKLLVEEKPGVNAARNTGIKNSTGEIIAFTDHDCVVPRDWVKKIVEHIKDPEVGCVGGQILRYNNDFLARYADESIIPVMRIFGKKVLLSKISSPVYYPVGCNFAVKREAIEKTGFFDERFEYGFDELEFAERVCEKGYKILLTPEITVRHKHRSTVSELIKQAFRYGQGGGLVPKIKGVNSMLSKWVLLSIAAFTLWFFTVLALTVYAIVTRSATSLLTSLILLLFPLTGLMTFYAFRTFRSGDGVYKRILTYPFLDIARSLAFVAGGLQRLLRPSRRDSPRKV
- a CDS encoding tetratricopeptide repeat protein, translated to MAEKEDPVKLHKDGNTLYELGKYAEALENFLQASELYQKVNNFFDAAYSLFKAGECAFMLKNYEKAAEYFLKSADLSFNKGFDRFGVSALEYARDCYRALAQKEKAEELEKKIKEIKARLEASF
- a CDS encoding ATP-dependent DNA ligase, producing the protein MAMPTPFKVLAELCDKLEGMKRRIPMVKLVSDFLRTLEPEEVEPAVSMILGRAFPQSSQKTLDVSWATLSEIIKRITGVSWEVFTKALNKTGDVGAATKVVFESSRIKRQASLYEETLTLTGVRRSFEATAEATGPGSREKKERLIEALLSSALPLEAKYLVKIIIGEMRTGFHEGLMEQAVSEAFHIPLEIVQRASMVLGDIGAVAAIAKIEGEDGLLKVGFEVFRPVKLMLAQMAGDVAEAIREHGGKTAFEYKLDGARVQIHKEGEKVRIYSRRLSDVTESLPEVVELVKGNVRADNAILEGEVIAVDGEGHPLPFQHLMRRFKRVHGVEDLASAIPVKLYLFDILYLNGQSLISLPYVERRRILAENAGEIPLTKQIITDNVGEAERFLAEAINAGHEGLIAKKLDSEYTPGIRGKRWLKVKPTLPPLDLVIVAAEYGYGRRSGWLSDYYLAARDVETGEFLTVGKTFKGLTDAEIIEMTKRLKELAVKEEHRRVYVIPKIVVEVAYNEIQKSPKYRCGMALRFARITRIREDKTPEEADTIQRVREIYESQFSKKGNIKLESSKHLKAG
- a CDS encoding HesA/MoeB/ThiF family protein produces the protein MVNPKRAKITYNEFYSRQLVLKELGPEGQKKLANSKVAVVGLGGLGTVSSLYLALAGVGYLRLIDQDTVEPHNLHRQVLYTPKDLGYPKAEVSAKRLVEINPFIKVEAFPENVNADNVEKLLEGVDCVVDGLDNMRTRYLVNRACVKLKIPYVFGAAIGIEGNLSVFAPPETPCLECVFPNIDDATLLTCDVRGVLGATPGVIGTMEAMEAIKLLTGIGTPLKGKLMICDFNDMYFTTIEIHKRPDCSTCRGETIAANKTREKLVRLCGRNTVNINPEKPTKLNIEAIQTKIKENFKVRIKTSMAIVFTYKNYEITMFNGGRMLIKNVPDEETATKIYNEIKQKIGLN